In the genome of Ptychodera flava strain L36383 chromosome 13, AS_Pfla_20210202, whole genome shotgun sequence, one region contains:
- the LOC139147193 gene encoding protein CBFA2T1-like isoform X20, with protein sequence MVTDYIEPSMPDSPTDQGSSKPASTQPQCSPTGQPPVTTMSVATHSRSVSTSSGSGSIVNGLHSPNSVNGTPSPPSSMANSVSASQELPPACGARQLSKLKRFLTTLQQFGTDISPEIGERVRSLVMALVNNQLSVEEFHNKLQEATNFPLRPFVIPFLKANLPLLQRELMHCARMAKMTPHQYYSQHEHLLLDTKASPVDSSDILMEVNENGKRRTPERVNTTPKENGREPLQEQHLAKRHCTVSPSNANRTSPSSTINHHGSAAPHPIRMEDLAHAREMRERELRERELRERDLREREMREFSRFERDRERHHPIAAGGIHNRESMHPSSEYSVFDDRVEDDWKHVDTMLQCIMGMVEKTKRAIAVLHQRSLQDREELALWVRRHAEGAEHDMKKRAGEMMAHTIRQTEDRVSEVKRRAEEAVNEVKRQAVAELQKAVAAAEQKANELVAAERAKLERAVSEAKKQGYEEANATINSQDDTSETGLSSSQSCWNCGRKANETCSGCNTARYCGSFCQHKDWENHHRMCAQVQAQQQQQGGSADNNPTTSVPTTTTTTPPSAATSPAGSNANSASRSSTPALASGGESAR encoded by the exons ATGGTGACAG ATTACATAGAGCCAAGCATGCCTGATTCACCGACAGATCAGGGCAGTAGTAAGCCTGCATCAACGCAGCCACAGTGTTCACCTACAGGACAGCCACCGGTTACCACAATGTCGGTAGCTACTCATTCCCGATCAGTATCCACTAGTTCTGGCTCAG GTTCCATAGTGAATGGTTTACATTCACCTAACAGTGTGAATGGAACCCCATCACCACCAAGTTCCATGGCTAATTCCGTCAGTGCGAGTCAAGAGTTACCTCCGGCTTGTGGAGCAAGGCAGCTCAGTAAGTTGAAAAGATTCCTGACAACGCTGCAGCAGTTTGGTACGGATATCTCACCAGAGATAGGAGAGAGAGTCAGGAGTCTTGTCATGGCATTAGTT aaTAATCAACTATCAGTGGAAGAATTTCATAACAAACTTCAGGAAGCTACCAATTTTCCTCTCAGACCGTTTGTCATTCCCTTTTTGAAG GCTAATCTGCCACTGCTACAACGGGAGCTAATGCACTGTGCACGTATGGCTAAAATGACACCCCACCAGTATTACAGCCAACATGAACATTTATTACTGGACACCAAAGCATCGCCAGTGGATTCATCCGATATCTTGATGGAAGTTAATGAAAATGGCAAACGACGAACCCCTGAAAG GGTGAATACCACACCAAAGGAGAATGGCAGAGAGCCATTGCAAGAACAGCATTTAGCAAAGCGTCATTGTACAGTCAGTCCCAGCAATGCAAATAGAACAAGTCCAAGTAGTACAATCAACCACCATGGGTCTGCAGCGCCGCATCCCATCAGAATGGAAGATCTGGCCCATGCTAgagaaatgagagagagagaactcCGGGAAAGGGAACTCCGGGAACGGGACCTTCGAGAAAGGGAAATGAGGGAGTTTAGCAGATTTgaaagagacagagaaagacatCACCCCATTG CTGCTGGAGGAATCCACAATCGTGAATCAATGCATCCATCAAGTGAATATTCAGTGTTTGATGATAGAGTAGAAGATGATTGGAAACATGTAGATACT ATGCTGCAATGTATCATGGGAATGGTGGAAAAAACCAAACGTGCAATAGCTGTGTTGCATCAGCGCAGTTTACAGGACAGAGAGGAGCTGGCCTTATGGGTACGCAGACACGCAGAGGGCGCTGAAcacgacatgaaaaaacgtgCTGGTGAAATGATGGCACACAcaatcagacagacagaagatAGAGTCTCTGAAGTTAAAAGGAGAGCAG AGGAAGCTGTAAATGAAGTGAAAAGACAGGCTGTCGCTGAACTTCAGAAAGCTGTTGCTGCTGCAGAACAAAAGGCAAATGAACTTGTGGCAGCAGAACGAGCTAAACTAGAGAGAGCAGTGTCAGAAGCTAAGAAACAAGGATATGAGGAAGCCAATGCTACCATCAATAGCCAAGATGATACTAGTGAA ACTGGCCTTTCATCTTCACAGAGCTGCTGGAACTGTGGACGAAAAGCTAACGAGACATGCAGTGGCTGCAATACTGCCAGATACTGTGGTTCATTTTGTCAGCACAAAGACTGGGAAAATCACCACAGAATGTGTGCCCAGGTACAGGCCCAACAGCAACAGCAGGGTGGCTCTGCCGATAACAATCCCACAACATCTGTTCCAACTACCACTACTACTACGCCGCCATCTGCTGCGACAAGTCCTGCTGGATCTAATGCAAATAGTGCATCCAGATCAAGTACGCCGGCTCTGGCAAGTGGAGGGGAATCTGCCCGTTAG
- the LOC139147193 gene encoding protein CBFA2T1-like isoform X19: MVSKTERQDYIEPSMPDSPTDQGSSKPASTQPQCSPTGQPPVTTMSVATHSRSVSTSSGSGSIVNGLHSPNSVNGTPSPPSSMANSVSASQELPPACGARQLSKLKRFLTTLQQFGTDISPEIGERVRSLVMALVNNQLSVEEFHNKLQEATNFPLRPFVIPFLKANLPLLQRELMHCARMAKMTPHQYYSQHEHLLLDTKASPVDSSDILMEVNENGKRRTPERVNTTPKENGREPLQEQHLAKRHCTVSPSNANRTSPSSTINHHGSAAPHPIRMEDLAHAREMRERELRERELRERDLREREMREFSRFERDRERHHPIAAGGIHNRESMHPSSEYSVFDDRVEDDWKHVDTMLQCIMGMVEKTKRAIAVLHQRSLQDREELALWVRRHAEGAEHDMKKRAGEMMAHTIRQTEDRVSEVKRRAVFVSAEEAVNEVKRQAVAELQKAVAAAEQKANELVAAERAKLERAVSEAKKQGYEEANATINSQDDTSESCWNCGRKANETCSGCNTARYCGSFCQHKDWENHHRMCAQVQAQQQQQGGSADNNPTTSVPTTTTTTPPSAATSPAGSNANSASRSSTPALASGGESAR; this comes from the exons ATGGTTAGCAAAACAGAACGACAAG ATTACATAGAGCCAAGCATGCCTGATTCACCGACAGATCAGGGCAGTAGTAAGCCTGCATCAACGCAGCCACAGTGTTCACCTACAGGACAGCCACCGGTTACCACAATGTCGGTAGCTACTCATTCCCGATCAGTATCCACTAGTTCTGGCTCAG GTTCCATAGTGAATGGTTTACATTCACCTAACAGTGTGAATGGAACCCCATCACCACCAAGTTCCATGGCTAATTCCGTCAGTGCGAGTCAAGAGTTACCTCCGGCTTGTGGAGCAAGGCAGCTCAGTAAGTTGAAAAGATTCCTGACAACGCTGCAGCAGTTTGGTACGGATATCTCACCAGAGATAGGAGAGAGAGTCAGGAGTCTTGTCATGGCATTAGTT aaTAATCAACTATCAGTGGAAGAATTTCATAACAAACTTCAGGAAGCTACCAATTTTCCTCTCAGACCGTTTGTCATTCCCTTTTTGAAG GCTAATCTGCCACTGCTACAACGGGAGCTAATGCACTGTGCACGTATGGCTAAAATGACACCCCACCAGTATTACAGCCAACATGAACATTTATTACTGGACACCAAAGCATCGCCAGTGGATTCATCCGATATCTTGATGGAAGTTAATGAAAATGGCAAACGACGAACCCCTGAAAG GGTGAATACCACACCAAAGGAGAATGGCAGAGAGCCATTGCAAGAACAGCATTTAGCAAAGCGTCATTGTACAGTCAGTCCCAGCAATGCAAATAGAACAAGTCCAAGTAGTACAATCAACCACCATGGGTCTGCAGCGCCGCATCCCATCAGAATGGAAGATCTGGCCCATGCTAgagaaatgagagagagagaactcCGGGAAAGGGAACTCCGGGAACGGGACCTTCGAGAAAGGGAAATGAGGGAGTTTAGCAGATTTgaaagagacagagaaagacatCACCCCATTG CTGCTGGAGGAATCCACAATCGTGAATCAATGCATCCATCAAGTGAATATTCAGTGTTTGATGATAGAGTAGAAGATGATTGGAAACATGTAGATACT ATGCTGCAATGTATCATGGGAATGGTGGAAAAAACCAAACGTGCAATAGCTGTGTTGCATCAGCGCAGTTTACAGGACAGAGAGGAGCTGGCCTTATGGGTACGCAGACACGCAGAGGGCGCTGAAcacgacatgaaaaaacgtgCTGGTGAAATGATGGCACACAcaatcagacagacagaagatAGAGTCTCTGAAGTTAAAAGGAGAGCAG TTTTTGTTTCTGCAGAGGAAGCTGTAAATGAAGTGAAAAGACAGGCTGTCGCTGAACTTCAGAAAGCTGTTGCTGCTGCAGAACAAAAGGCAAATGAACTTGTGGCAGCAGAACGAGCTAAACTAGAGAGAGCAGTGTCAGAAGCTAAGAAACAAGGATATGAGGAAGCCAATGCTACCATCAATAGCCAAGATGATACTAGTGAA AGCTGCTGGAACTGTGGACGAAAAGCTAACGAGACATGCAGTGGCTGCAATACTGCCAGATACTGTGGTTCATTTTGTCAGCACAAAGACTGGGAAAATCACCACAGAATGTGTGCCCAGGTACAGGCCCAACAGCAACAGCAGGGTGGCTCTGCCGATAACAATCCCACAACATCTGTTCCAACTACCACTACTACTACGCCGCCATCTGCTGCGACAAGTCCTGCTGGATCTAATGCAAATAGTGCATCCAGATCAAGTACGCCGGCTCTGGCAAGTGGAGGGGAATCTGCCCGTTAG
- the LOC139147193 gene encoding protein CBFA2T1-like isoform X25 produces the protein MPDSPTDQGSSKPASTQPQCSPTGQPPVTTMSVATHSRSVSTSSGSGSIVNGLHSPNSVNGTPSPPSSMANSVSASQELPPACGARQLSKLKRFLTTLQQFGTDISPEIGERVRSLVMALVNNQLSVEEFHNKLQEATNFPLRPFVIPFLKANLPLLQRELMHCARMAKMTPHQYYSQHEHLLLDTKASPVDSSDILMEVNENGKRRTPERVNTTPKENGREPLQEQHLAKRHCTVSPSNANRTSPSSTINHHGSAAPHPIRMEDLAHAREMRERELRERELRERDLREREMREFSRFERDRERHHPIAAGGIHNRESMHPSSEYSVFDDRVEDDWKHVDTMLQCIMGMVEKTKRAIAVLHQRSLQDREELALWVRRHAEGAEHDMKKRAGEMMAHTIRQTEDRVSEVKRRAEEAVNEVKRQAVAELQKAVAAAEQKANELVAAERAKLERAVSEAKKQGYEEANATINSQDDTSETGLSSSQSCWNCGRKANETCSGCNTARYCGSFCQHKDWENHHRMCAQVQAQQQQQGGSADNNPTTSVPTTTTTTPPSAATSPAGSNANSASRSSTPALASGGESAR, from the exons ATGCCTGATTCACCGACAGATCAGGGCAGTAGTAAGCCTGCATCAACGCAGCCACAGTGTTCACCTACAGGACAGCCACCGGTTACCACAATGTCGGTAGCTACTCATTCCCGATCAGTATCCACTAGTTCTGGCTCAG GTTCCATAGTGAATGGTTTACATTCACCTAACAGTGTGAATGGAACCCCATCACCACCAAGTTCCATGGCTAATTCCGTCAGTGCGAGTCAAGAGTTACCTCCGGCTTGTGGAGCAAGGCAGCTCAGTAAGTTGAAAAGATTCCTGACAACGCTGCAGCAGTTTGGTACGGATATCTCACCAGAGATAGGAGAGAGAGTCAGGAGTCTTGTCATGGCATTAGTT aaTAATCAACTATCAGTGGAAGAATTTCATAACAAACTTCAGGAAGCTACCAATTTTCCTCTCAGACCGTTTGTCATTCCCTTTTTGAAG GCTAATCTGCCACTGCTACAACGGGAGCTAATGCACTGTGCACGTATGGCTAAAATGACACCCCACCAGTATTACAGCCAACATGAACATTTATTACTGGACACCAAAGCATCGCCAGTGGATTCATCCGATATCTTGATGGAAGTTAATGAAAATGGCAAACGACGAACCCCTGAAAG GGTGAATACCACACCAAAGGAGAATGGCAGAGAGCCATTGCAAGAACAGCATTTAGCAAAGCGTCATTGTACAGTCAGTCCCAGCAATGCAAATAGAACAAGTCCAAGTAGTACAATCAACCACCATGGGTCTGCAGCGCCGCATCCCATCAGAATGGAAGATCTGGCCCATGCTAgagaaatgagagagagagaactcCGGGAAAGGGAACTCCGGGAACGGGACCTTCGAGAAAGGGAAATGAGGGAGTTTAGCAGATTTgaaagagacagagaaagacatCACCCCATTG CTGCTGGAGGAATCCACAATCGTGAATCAATGCATCCATCAAGTGAATATTCAGTGTTTGATGATAGAGTAGAAGATGATTGGAAACATGTAGATACT ATGCTGCAATGTATCATGGGAATGGTGGAAAAAACCAAACGTGCAATAGCTGTGTTGCATCAGCGCAGTTTACAGGACAGAGAGGAGCTGGCCTTATGGGTACGCAGACACGCAGAGGGCGCTGAAcacgacatgaaaaaacgtgCTGGTGAAATGATGGCACACAcaatcagacagacagaagatAGAGTCTCTGAAGTTAAAAGGAGAGCAG AGGAAGCTGTAAATGAAGTGAAAAGACAGGCTGTCGCTGAACTTCAGAAAGCTGTTGCTGCTGCAGAACAAAAGGCAAATGAACTTGTGGCAGCAGAACGAGCTAAACTAGAGAGAGCAGTGTCAGAAGCTAAGAAACAAGGATATGAGGAAGCCAATGCTACCATCAATAGCCAAGATGATACTAGTGAA ACTGGCCTTTCATCTTCACAGAGCTGCTGGAACTGTGGACGAAAAGCTAACGAGACATGCAGTGGCTGCAATACTGCCAGATACTGTGGTTCATTTTGTCAGCACAAAGACTGGGAAAATCACCACAGAATGTGTGCCCAGGTACAGGCCCAACAGCAACAGCAGGGTGGCTCTGCCGATAACAATCCCACAACATCTGTTCCAACTACCACTACTACTACGCCGCCATCTGCTGCGACAAGTCCTGCTGGATCTAATGCAAATAGTGCATCCAGATCAAGTACGCCGGCTCTGGCAAGTGGAGGGGAATCTGCCCGTTAG
- the LOC139147193 gene encoding protein CBFA2T1-like isoform X24, whose product MVTDYIEPSMPDSPTDQGSSKPASTQPQCSPTGQPPVTTMSVATHSRSVSTSSGSGSIVNGLHSPNSVNGTPSPPSSMANSVSASQELPPACGARQLSKLKRFLTTLQQFGTDISPEIGERVRSLVMALVNNQLSVEEFHNKLQEATNFPLRPFVIPFLKANLPLLQRELMHCARMAKMTPHQYYSQHEHLLLDTKASPVDSSDILMEVNENGKRRTPERVNTTPKENGREPLQEQHLAKRHCTVSPSNANRTSPSSTINHHGSAAPHPIRMEDLAHAREMRERELRERELRERDLREREMREFSRFERDRERHHPIAAGGIHNRESMHPSSEYSVFDDRVEDDWKHVDTMLQCIMGMVEKTKRAIAVLHQRSLQDREELALWVRRHAEGAEHDMKKRAGEMMAHTIRQTEDRVSEVKRRAEEAVNEVKRQAVAELQKAVAAAEQKANELVAAERAKLERAVSEAKKQGYEEANATINSQDDTSESCWNCGRKANETCSGCNTARYCGSFCQHKDWENHHRMCAQVQAQQQQQGGSADNNPTTSVPTTTTTTPPSAATSPAGSNANSASRSSTPALASGGESAR is encoded by the exons ATGGTGACAG ATTACATAGAGCCAAGCATGCCTGATTCACCGACAGATCAGGGCAGTAGTAAGCCTGCATCAACGCAGCCACAGTGTTCACCTACAGGACAGCCACCGGTTACCACAATGTCGGTAGCTACTCATTCCCGATCAGTATCCACTAGTTCTGGCTCAG GTTCCATAGTGAATGGTTTACATTCACCTAACAGTGTGAATGGAACCCCATCACCACCAAGTTCCATGGCTAATTCCGTCAGTGCGAGTCAAGAGTTACCTCCGGCTTGTGGAGCAAGGCAGCTCAGTAAGTTGAAAAGATTCCTGACAACGCTGCAGCAGTTTGGTACGGATATCTCACCAGAGATAGGAGAGAGAGTCAGGAGTCTTGTCATGGCATTAGTT aaTAATCAACTATCAGTGGAAGAATTTCATAACAAACTTCAGGAAGCTACCAATTTTCCTCTCAGACCGTTTGTCATTCCCTTTTTGAAG GCTAATCTGCCACTGCTACAACGGGAGCTAATGCACTGTGCACGTATGGCTAAAATGACACCCCACCAGTATTACAGCCAACATGAACATTTATTACTGGACACCAAAGCATCGCCAGTGGATTCATCCGATATCTTGATGGAAGTTAATGAAAATGGCAAACGACGAACCCCTGAAAG GGTGAATACCACACCAAAGGAGAATGGCAGAGAGCCATTGCAAGAACAGCATTTAGCAAAGCGTCATTGTACAGTCAGTCCCAGCAATGCAAATAGAACAAGTCCAAGTAGTACAATCAACCACCATGGGTCTGCAGCGCCGCATCCCATCAGAATGGAAGATCTGGCCCATGCTAgagaaatgagagagagagaactcCGGGAAAGGGAACTCCGGGAACGGGACCTTCGAGAAAGGGAAATGAGGGAGTTTAGCAGATTTgaaagagacagagaaagacatCACCCCATTG CTGCTGGAGGAATCCACAATCGTGAATCAATGCATCCATCAAGTGAATATTCAGTGTTTGATGATAGAGTAGAAGATGATTGGAAACATGTAGATACT ATGCTGCAATGTATCATGGGAATGGTGGAAAAAACCAAACGTGCAATAGCTGTGTTGCATCAGCGCAGTTTACAGGACAGAGAGGAGCTGGCCTTATGGGTACGCAGACACGCAGAGGGCGCTGAAcacgacatgaaaaaacgtgCTGGTGAAATGATGGCACACAcaatcagacagacagaagatAGAGTCTCTGAAGTTAAAAGGAGAGCAG AGGAAGCTGTAAATGAAGTGAAAAGACAGGCTGTCGCTGAACTTCAGAAAGCTGTTGCTGCTGCAGAACAAAAGGCAAATGAACTTGTGGCAGCAGAACGAGCTAAACTAGAGAGAGCAGTGTCAGAAGCTAAGAAACAAGGATATGAGGAAGCCAATGCTACCATCAATAGCCAAGATGATACTAGTGAA AGCTGCTGGAACTGTGGACGAAAAGCTAACGAGACATGCAGTGGCTGCAATACTGCCAGATACTGTGGTTCATTTTGTCAGCACAAAGACTGGGAAAATCACCACAGAATGTGTGCCCAGGTACAGGCCCAACAGCAACAGCAGGGTGGCTCTGCCGATAACAATCCCACAACATCTGTTCCAACTACCACTACTACTACGCCGCCATCTGCTGCGACAAGTCCTGCTGGATCTAATGCAAATAGTGCATCCAGATCAAGTACGCCGGCTCTGGCAAGTGGAGGGGAATCTGCCCGTTAG
- the LOC139147193 gene encoding protein CBFA2T1-like isoform X23 codes for MPDSPTDQGSSKPASTQPQCSPTGQPPVTTMSVATHSRSVSTSSGSGSIVNGLHSPNSVNGTPSPPSSMANSVSASQELPPACGARQLSKLKRFLTTLQQFGTDISPEIGERVRSLVMALVNNQLSVEEFHNKLQEATNFPLRPFVIPFLKANLPLLQRELMHCARMAKMTPHQYYSQHEHLLLDTKASPVDSSDILMEVNENGKRRTPERVNTTPKENGREPLQEQHLAKRHCTVSPSNANRTSPSSTINHHGSAAPHPIRMEDLAHAREMRERELRERELRERDLREREMREFSRFERDRERHHPIAAGGIHNRESMHPSSEYSVFDDRVEDDWKHVDTMLQCIMGMVEKTKRAIAVLHQRSLQDREELALWVRRHAEGAEHDMKKRAGEMMAHTIRQTEDRVSEVKRRAVFVSAEEAVNEVKRQAVAELQKAVAAAEQKANELVAAERAKLERAVSEAKKQGYEEANATINSQDDTSETGLSSSQSCWNCGRKANETCSGCNTARYCGSFCQHKDWENHHRMCAQVQAQQQQQGGSADNNPTTSVPTTTTTTPPSAATSPAGSNANSASRSSTPALASGGESAR; via the exons ATGCCTGATTCACCGACAGATCAGGGCAGTAGTAAGCCTGCATCAACGCAGCCACAGTGTTCACCTACAGGACAGCCACCGGTTACCACAATGTCGGTAGCTACTCATTCCCGATCAGTATCCACTAGTTCTGGCTCAG GTTCCATAGTGAATGGTTTACATTCACCTAACAGTGTGAATGGAACCCCATCACCACCAAGTTCCATGGCTAATTCCGTCAGTGCGAGTCAAGAGTTACCTCCGGCTTGTGGAGCAAGGCAGCTCAGTAAGTTGAAAAGATTCCTGACAACGCTGCAGCAGTTTGGTACGGATATCTCACCAGAGATAGGAGAGAGAGTCAGGAGTCTTGTCATGGCATTAGTT aaTAATCAACTATCAGTGGAAGAATTTCATAACAAACTTCAGGAAGCTACCAATTTTCCTCTCAGACCGTTTGTCATTCCCTTTTTGAAG GCTAATCTGCCACTGCTACAACGGGAGCTAATGCACTGTGCACGTATGGCTAAAATGACACCCCACCAGTATTACAGCCAACATGAACATTTATTACTGGACACCAAAGCATCGCCAGTGGATTCATCCGATATCTTGATGGAAGTTAATGAAAATGGCAAACGACGAACCCCTGAAAG GGTGAATACCACACCAAAGGAGAATGGCAGAGAGCCATTGCAAGAACAGCATTTAGCAAAGCGTCATTGTACAGTCAGTCCCAGCAATGCAAATAGAACAAGTCCAAGTAGTACAATCAACCACCATGGGTCTGCAGCGCCGCATCCCATCAGAATGGAAGATCTGGCCCATGCTAgagaaatgagagagagagaactcCGGGAAAGGGAACTCCGGGAACGGGACCTTCGAGAAAGGGAAATGAGGGAGTTTAGCAGATTTgaaagagacagagaaagacatCACCCCATTG CTGCTGGAGGAATCCACAATCGTGAATCAATGCATCCATCAAGTGAATATTCAGTGTTTGATGATAGAGTAGAAGATGATTGGAAACATGTAGATACT ATGCTGCAATGTATCATGGGAATGGTGGAAAAAACCAAACGTGCAATAGCTGTGTTGCATCAGCGCAGTTTACAGGACAGAGAGGAGCTGGCCTTATGGGTACGCAGACACGCAGAGGGCGCTGAAcacgacatgaaaaaacgtgCTGGTGAAATGATGGCACACAcaatcagacagacagaagatAGAGTCTCTGAAGTTAAAAGGAGAGCAG TTTTTGTTTCTGCAGAGGAAGCTGTAAATGAAGTGAAAAGACAGGCTGTCGCTGAACTTCAGAAAGCTGTTGCTGCTGCAGAACAAAAGGCAAATGAACTTGTGGCAGCAGAACGAGCTAAACTAGAGAGAGCAGTGTCAGAAGCTAAGAAACAAGGATATGAGGAAGCCAATGCTACCATCAATAGCCAAGATGATACTAGTGAA ACTGGCCTTTCATCTTCACAGAGCTGCTGGAACTGTGGACGAAAAGCTAACGAGACATGCAGTGGCTGCAATACTGCCAGATACTGTGGTTCATTTTGTCAGCACAAAGACTGGGAAAATCACCACAGAATGTGTGCCCAGGTACAGGCCCAACAGCAACAGCAGGGTGGCTCTGCCGATAACAATCCCACAACATCTGTTCCAACTACCACTACTACTACGCCGCCATCTGCTGCGACAAGTCCTGCTGGATCTAATGCAAATAGTGCATCCAGATCAAGTACGCCGGCTCTGGCAAGTGGAGGGGAATCTGCCCGTTAG
- the LOC139147193 gene encoding protein CBFA2T1-like isoform X22, with the protein MVSKTERQDYIEPSMPDSPTDQGSSKPASTQPQCSPTGQPPVTTMSVATHSRSVSTSSGSGSIVNGLHSPNSVNGTPSPPSSMANSVSASQELPPACGARQLSKLKRFLTTLQQFGTDISPEIGERVRSLVMALVNNQLSVEEFHNKLQEATNFPLRPFVIPFLKANLPLLQRELMHCARMAKMTPHQYYSQHEHLLLDTKASPVDSSDILMEVNENGKRRTPERVNTTPKENGREPLQEQHLAKRHCTVSPSNANRTSPSSTINHHGSAAPHPIRMEDLAHAREMRERELRERELRERDLREREMREFSRFERDRERHHPIAAGGIHNRESMHPSSEYSVFDDRVEDDWKHVDTMLQCIMGMVEKTKRAIAVLHQRSLQDREELALWVRRHAEGAEHDMKKRAGEMMAHTIRQTEDRVSEVKRRAEEAVNEVKRQAVAELQKAVAAAEQKANELVAAERAKLERAVSEAKKQGYEEANATINSQDDTSESCWNCGRKANETCSGCNTARYCGSFCQHKDWENHHRMCAQVQAQQQQQGGSADNNPTTSVPTTTTTTPPSAATSPAGSNANSASRSSTPALASGGESAR; encoded by the exons ATGGTTAGCAAAACAGAACGACAAG ATTACATAGAGCCAAGCATGCCTGATTCACCGACAGATCAGGGCAGTAGTAAGCCTGCATCAACGCAGCCACAGTGTTCACCTACAGGACAGCCACCGGTTACCACAATGTCGGTAGCTACTCATTCCCGATCAGTATCCACTAGTTCTGGCTCAG GTTCCATAGTGAATGGTTTACATTCACCTAACAGTGTGAATGGAACCCCATCACCACCAAGTTCCATGGCTAATTCCGTCAGTGCGAGTCAAGAGTTACCTCCGGCTTGTGGAGCAAGGCAGCTCAGTAAGTTGAAAAGATTCCTGACAACGCTGCAGCAGTTTGGTACGGATATCTCACCAGAGATAGGAGAGAGAGTCAGGAGTCTTGTCATGGCATTAGTT aaTAATCAACTATCAGTGGAAGAATTTCATAACAAACTTCAGGAAGCTACCAATTTTCCTCTCAGACCGTTTGTCATTCCCTTTTTGAAG GCTAATCTGCCACTGCTACAACGGGAGCTAATGCACTGTGCACGTATGGCTAAAATGACACCCCACCAGTATTACAGCCAACATGAACATTTATTACTGGACACCAAAGCATCGCCAGTGGATTCATCCGATATCTTGATGGAAGTTAATGAAAATGGCAAACGACGAACCCCTGAAAG GGTGAATACCACACCAAAGGAGAATGGCAGAGAGCCATTGCAAGAACAGCATTTAGCAAAGCGTCATTGTACAGTCAGTCCCAGCAATGCAAATAGAACAAGTCCAAGTAGTACAATCAACCACCATGGGTCTGCAGCGCCGCATCCCATCAGAATGGAAGATCTGGCCCATGCTAgagaaatgagagagagagaactcCGGGAAAGGGAACTCCGGGAACGGGACCTTCGAGAAAGGGAAATGAGGGAGTTTAGCAGATTTgaaagagacagagaaagacatCACCCCATTG CTGCTGGAGGAATCCACAATCGTGAATCAATGCATCCATCAAGTGAATATTCAGTGTTTGATGATAGAGTAGAAGATGATTGGAAACATGTAGATACT ATGCTGCAATGTATCATGGGAATGGTGGAAAAAACCAAACGTGCAATAGCTGTGTTGCATCAGCGCAGTTTACAGGACAGAGAGGAGCTGGCCTTATGGGTACGCAGACACGCAGAGGGCGCTGAAcacgacatgaaaaaacgtgCTGGTGAAATGATGGCACACAcaatcagacagacagaagatAGAGTCTCTGAAGTTAAAAGGAGAGCAG AGGAAGCTGTAAATGAAGTGAAAAGACAGGCTGTCGCTGAACTTCAGAAAGCTGTTGCTGCTGCAGAACAAAAGGCAAATGAACTTGTGGCAGCAGAACGAGCTAAACTAGAGAGAGCAGTGTCAGAAGCTAAGAAACAAGGATATGAGGAAGCCAATGCTACCATCAATAGCCAAGATGATACTAGTGAA AGCTGCTGGAACTGTGGACGAAAAGCTAACGAGACATGCAGTGGCTGCAATACTGCCAGATACTGTGGTTCATTTTGTCAGCACAAAGACTGGGAAAATCACCACAGAATGTGTGCCCAGGTACAGGCCCAACAGCAACAGCAGGGTGGCTCTGCCGATAACAATCCCACAACATCTGTTCCAACTACCACTACTACTACGCCGCCATCTGCTGCGACAAGTCCTGCTGGATCTAATGCAAATAGTGCATCCAGATCAAGTACGCCGGCTCTGGCAAGTGGAGGGGAATCTGCCCGTTAG